From the genome of Bos indicus x Bos taurus breed Angus x Brahman F1 hybrid chromosome 14, Bos_hybrid_MaternalHap_v2.0, whole genome shotgun sequence, one region includes:
- the PTP4A3 gene encoding protein tyrosine phosphatase type IVA 3, with protein MARMNRPAPVEVSYKNMRFLITHNPTNATLSSFIEDLKKYGATTVVRVCEVTYDKAPLEKDGITVVDWPFDDGAPPPGKVVEDWLSLLKNKFCDDPGSCVAVHCVAGLGRAPVLVALALIESGMKYEDAIQFIRQKRRGAINSKQLTYLEKYRPKQRLRFKDPHAHKTKCCIM; from the exons ATGGCGCGGATGAACCGGCCGGCCCCTGTGGAGGTCAGCTACAAGAACATGCGCTTCCTCATCACGCACAACCCCACCAATGCCACCCTCAGCAGCTTCATCGAG gACCTGAAGAAGTACGGGGCCACCACCGTGGTGCGCGTGTGTGAGGTGACCTACGACAAGGCCCCGCTGGAGAAGGACGGCATCACGGTTGTG GACTGGCCGTTTGATGATGGGGCACCCCCGCCCGGCAAAGTGGTGGAGGACTGGCTGAGCCTGCTGAAGAACAAGTTCTGTGATGACCCCGGCAGCTGCGTGGCTGTGCACTGCGTGGCTGGCCTGGGGCG GGCTCCCGTCCTCGTGGCGCTGGCCCTCATCGAGAGCGGGATGAAGTATGAGGACGCCATCCAGTTCATCCGACA GAAGCGGCGCGGAGCCATCAACAGCAAACAGCTCACCTACCTGGAAAAATACCGGCCGAAGCAGAGACTGCGGTTCAAGGACCCCCACGCGCACAAGACCAAGTGCTGCATCATGTAG